A window of Tautonia plasticadhaerens contains these coding sequences:
- a CDS encoding ISAzo13 family transposase, whose protein sequence is MTAVVEPTTGGDPMGPTEFVRRSLPAIGADLERLGHDLSPTTIARLLRDQDCSLRVNRKRFTGPDHPDRDRQSRNIDERIAIFEGLGQPIIGVDSKKKELVGNFKNAGAAWLREPEEVNVYDFLSDAECRATPYGICDVLSGRGHVCVGTSADTPAFAVEAIGSWWARHGSERYRGADELLILADGGGSNGHRPRLWKARLQERIADRYGLHVTVCHYPTGASKWNPVEHRLFGPVSINWAGQPLRSLEAMLGWARGTEVGGAGVTASLDRAEYPTKVKVPAAVMERLDRERHEVCPDWNDTISPRQPQVLH, encoded by the coding sequence CTGACCGCCGTCGTCGAGCCGACGACCGGCGGCGACCCGATGGGTCCGACCGAGTTCGTCCGCCGCAGCCTCCCGGCCATCGGGGCCGACCTGGAGCGGCTCGGGCACGACCTCAGCCCCACCACCATCGCCCGGCTGCTGCGGGATCAGGACTGCTCGTTGCGGGTCAACCGAAAGCGGTTCACCGGGCCGGATCACCCCGACCGGGACCGGCAGTCCCGCAACATCGACGAGCGGATCGCCATCTTCGAGGGCCTGGGGCAGCCGATCATCGGCGTCGATAGCAAGAAGAAGGAACTGGTCGGCAACTTCAAGAACGCCGGGGCCGCCTGGCTCCGAGAGCCCGAGGAGGTCAATGTCTATGACTTCCTCAGCGATGCCGAGTGCCGGGCGACCCCCTACGGCATCTGCGACGTGCTCTCGGGCCGGGGGCACGTCTGCGTCGGCACCTCGGCGGATACGCCGGCCTTCGCCGTCGAGGCGATCGGCTCGTGGTGGGCACGCCACGGCTCGGAGCGATACCGGGGGGCCGACGAGCTGCTGATCCTGGCCGACGGCGGCGGCAGCAACGGCCATCGCCCCCGGCTCTGGAAGGCCCGGCTGCAGGAGCGGATCGCCGACCGCTACGGGCTCCACGTGACGGTCTGCCACTACCCGACCGGGGCGTCGAAGTGGAACCCGGTGGAGCATCGGCTCTTCGGGCCGGTGAGCATCAATTGGGCCGGGCAGCCGTTGCGAAGCCTGGAGGCGATGCTCGGCTGGGCCCGTGGGACGGAGGTCGGCGGGGCGGGAGTGACGGCGAGCCTGGACCGGGCGGAATATCCGACGAAGGTGAAGGTGCCCGCCGCCGTGATGGAGCGGCTGGACCGGGAGCGGCATGAGGTCTGCCCGGACTGGAACGACACCATCAGCCCACGGCAGCCGCAAGTGCTGCATTGA
- a CDS encoding DUF4259 domain-containing protein, which produces MGVWGEGPMDNDSALDWMANSVESPFAAAIEEALRGYLEGRRAPAEAEAAAALLVDYTLCPGAMRYRHIDLSHEAKERGLWKIGIDAVERMMADIPWLDSWIDPDAKRLVLEDLKAELLQLDQTHQNSG; this is translated from the coding sequence GTGGGAGTTTGGGGCGAAGGCCCGATGGACAATGATAGCGCTCTCGACTGGATGGCGAACTCCGTAGAGTCGCCGTTTGCGGCCGCGATCGAGGAGGCCCTTCGCGGCTACCTCGAGGGGCGGAGAGCCCCGGCCGAGGCGGAAGCCGCTGCCGCGCTACTCGTAGATTACACGCTCTGTCCCGGGGCGATGAGGTACCGGCACATCGACCTCAGCCATGAAGCGAAGGAGCGTGGTTTGTGGAAGATAGGGATCGACGCCGTCGAGCGGATGATGGCGGACATCCCCTGGCTGGACAGCTGGATCGACCCCGATGCGAAGCGCCTGGTCCTGGAAGACCTGAAGGCCGAGTTGCTCCAACTGGATCAGACCCATCAGAACTCGGGGTAA
- a CDS encoding IS630 family transposase: protein MKPWIVETRCIPPEADAEYVWRMEDVIQVHLRPYDPRFPVACFDEACKQLFGEVRPPRRCRSGRPAQVDYEYEREGVCHQLMMCEPLRGWRHVKVTGRRTRRDYAGCIRDLVEVHYPRAEKVLLVQDNLNTHDGASPYEAFSPEVARRLLDRIEFHYTPKHGSWLNMAETEISVMNQQCLDRRLEGPAKLAAEVAAWEHRRNVRRARIHWTFTLAAARRKLRKLYPSIED from the coding sequence ATCAAGCCCTGGATCGTCGAGACCCGGTGCATCCCGCCCGAGGCCGACGCCGAGTACGTCTGGCGGATGGAGGACGTGATCCAGGTCCACCTGCGGCCCTACGACCCGAGGTTCCCGGTCGCCTGCTTCGACGAGGCGTGCAAGCAACTCTTCGGCGAGGTGCGGCCACCCAGGCGGTGCCGCTCGGGCCGACCGGCTCAGGTGGACTACGAGTACGAGCGGGAGGGCGTCTGCCACCAGTTGATGATGTGCGAGCCGCTGCGGGGCTGGCGTCATGTCAAGGTGACCGGACGCCGGACCCGGCGGGACTACGCCGGCTGCATCCGGGACCTGGTGGAGGTGCACTACCCCCGAGCGGAGAAGGTCCTGCTGGTGCAGGACAACTTGAATACGCACGACGGGGCGAGCCCCTACGAGGCGTTCTCGCCGGAGGTGGCACGTCGGCTCCTGGACCGGATCGAGTTCCACTACACACCCAAGCACGGCAGTTGGCTGAACATGGCCGAGACGGAGATCAGCGTCATGAACCAGCAATGCCTGGATCGCCGGCTGGAGGGTCCGGCCAAGCTGGCGGCGGAGGTGGCGGCCTGGGAACACCGGCGGAATGTGAGGAGAGCCCGAATCCACTGGACCTTCACACTGGCCGCCGCTCGCCGGAAGCTGCGGAAGCTTTACCCGTCAATTGAAGATTGA
- a CDS encoding helix-turn-helix domain-containing protein, translating into MALDTRAGQEHSDERIADALGVSLRTIARVRQRFVIDGVQAAISRGPQPPRPDKIKIKGDIEQRLVRLACSDPPQGRCHWTPQLLADELVVLGLAESISTETVRQALKRTTSSPGSSRPGASRPRPTPSTSGGWRT; encoded by the coding sequence CTGGCCCTGGATACCAGAGCCGGCCAAGAGCACTCGGATGAGCGGATCGCCGACGCACTTGGGGTCAGCCTACGAACCATCGCCCGGGTCCGTCAGCGGTTCGTCATCGACGGCGTTCAGGCGGCCATCAGTCGGGGTCCCCAGCCGCCACGACCGGACAAGATCAAGATCAAGGGGGACATCGAGCAGCGGTTGGTCCGACTGGCGTGCAGCGATCCGCCGCAGGGCCGATGCCACTGGACGCCGCAACTGCTGGCCGACGAACTGGTCGTCCTGGGCCTGGCCGAGTCGATCAGCACCGAGACCGTCCGCCAGGCTCTCAAAAGAACGACATCAAGCCCTGGATCGTCGAGACCCGGTGCATCCCGCCCGAGGCCGACGCCGAGTACGTCTGGCGGATGGAGGACGTGA
- a CDS encoding ISAs1 family transposase, whose protein sequence is MPHTELIPPTNETPSREYGLALGQEVCGEKSNEITAIPELLRRIDVRGGVVTIDAMGAQKVIAEEVVRGKADYVLALKGNHEALHRAVIEHIDEQLEGDLKGAEELTTSERGHGREEHRTYLHLPAPAALPGRAEWKGLRSVGVVTSRRVKGGEESIEIRYYLSSLPVDAEQFARAVRGHWSVENACHWSLDVTFREDDSRVRQRVLGANITWLYRFTLSLLKQHPDRRQSLAMKRRGCGWSDTFLMEVIAALTC, encoded by the coding sequence GTGCCCCACACCGAACTGATTCCACCTACAAACGAGACGCCCTCCCGCGAGTACGGCCTGGCGCTGGGACAGGAGGTGTGCGGCGAGAAGTCGAACGAGATCACGGCCATCCCCGAGCTGCTGAGGCGGATCGACGTCCGCGGCGGGGTAGTGACGATCGACGCGATGGGGGCGCAGAAGGTGATCGCCGAGGAGGTAGTCCGCGGCAAGGCCGACTACGTGTTGGCCCTGAAGGGGAACCACGAGGCGCTGCATCGGGCGGTCATCGAGCACATCGACGAACAGCTGGAGGGGGATCTCAAGGGGGCCGAGGAGCTGACGACGAGCGAGCGCGGGCACGGTCGCGAGGAGCACCGGACCTACCTGCACCTGCCAGCGCCGGCGGCCCTGCCCGGCCGGGCGGAGTGGAAGGGGCTGAGGTCGGTCGGCGTCGTGACGTCGCGGCGGGTGAAGGGAGGCGAAGAGAGCATTGAGATTCGCTACTACCTCAGCAGCCTGCCGGTGGACGCGGAGCAGTTCGCCCGCGCGGTGCGGGGCCACTGGTCCGTGGAGAACGCGTGCCATTGGTCGCTCGACGTGACGTTCCGGGAGGATGACTCGCGGGTCCGCCAGCGGGTGCTGGGGGCGAACATCACCTGGCTGTATCGCTTCACATTGTCGCTCCTCAAGCAGCACCCCGACCGGCGACAGAGCCTGGCCATGAAGCGCCGCGGCTGCGGCTGGAGCGACACGTTTCTGATGGAAGTCATTGCTGCGTTAACATGTTAG
- a CDS encoding ISKra4 family transposase → MSCPTCLEPAKFMGHRPRRVVSLLGAVRVTRAYYHCPHCHGGFAPGDAVMRVPEAALTPAAYEVACLAGALSAFAEAAEVTLPKMAGLRLAESTVERAAEAAGAEVGRRLAAGEVFGGARAWHWHKDAEGKSCAYVAADATGVGQQGEGGSSAEGRMATVAMVYNPVPEVSARRARPDGPPPRFRARYVAGLCGVAPLGEPLRRQAAQVGMDRAERWIALTDGGSGLEGWARANFGRVEAVILDFYHAAEYLGGLARALFPGDDEAREGWLGDWCHRLKYEGGPTVLEALRGLEVRGHAAKEARAEVVRYFTNQAHRMDYPGYVAKGWAIGSGPVEAACKTVIGQRMKGSGMRWGADGADALSHLRALFKSGDRQWDAFWCPTPN, encoded by the coding sequence GTGAGCTGCCCGACCTGCCTCGAGCCGGCCAAGTTCATGGGCCACCGTCCCCGCCGGGTGGTCAGCCTGCTCGGGGCGGTACGGGTCACCCGGGCGTACTACCACTGCCCCCACTGCCACGGCGGCTTCGCCCCCGGCGACGCCGTGATGCGGGTGCCCGAGGCGGCGCTGACCCCGGCGGCCTACGAGGTCGCCTGCCTGGCCGGGGCGCTCTCGGCGTTCGCCGAGGCGGCCGAGGTGACCTTGCCGAAGATGGCCGGGCTGCGCCTGGCCGAGTCGACGGTCGAGCGGGCCGCCGAGGCGGCCGGGGCCGAGGTCGGCCGGCGGCTGGCCGCCGGGGAGGTCTTCGGCGGGGCCCGCGCCTGGCACTGGCACAAGGACGCCGAGGGCAAGTCCTGCGCGTACGTGGCGGCGGACGCGACCGGGGTCGGGCAGCAGGGCGAGGGCGGGTCGTCGGCCGAGGGGCGGATGGCCACCGTGGCGATGGTCTACAACCCGGTCCCCGAGGTGTCCGCCCGCCGGGCGCGGCCCGACGGCCCGCCGCCCCGGTTCCGGGCCCGCTACGTGGCGGGGCTGTGCGGCGTGGCCCCCCTGGGCGAGCCGCTCCGGCGGCAGGCGGCGCAGGTGGGGATGGACCGGGCCGAGCGGTGGATCGCGCTGACCGACGGGGGCAGCGGGCTGGAGGGCTGGGCGCGTGCCAACTTCGGGAGGGTCGAGGCGGTGATCCTCGACTTCTACCACGCCGCCGAATACCTGGGGGGCCTGGCCCGCGCCCTGTTCCCGGGCGACGACGAAGCGCGGGAGGGCTGGCTGGGCGACTGGTGCCACCGGCTGAAATACGAGGGCGGCCCGACCGTACTCGAGGCGTTGCGAGGCCTGGAGGTGCGCGGCCACGCGGCGAAGGAAGCACGAGCGGAGGTGGTGCGGTACTTCACCAACCAGGCGCACCGCATGGACTACCCGGGCTACGTGGCCAAGGGTTGGGCGATCGGCTCGGGGCCGGTGGAGGCGGCGTGCAAGACGGTCATCGGGCAGCGGATGAAGGGCTCGGGGATGAGGTGGGGCGCCGACGGGGCCGACGCCCTGAGCCACTTGCGGGCGTTGTTCAAGAGCGGAGATCGGCAGTGGGACGCCTTCTGGTGCCCCACACCGAACTGA
- a CDS encoding ISAs1 family transposase, whose amino-acid sequence MAGTRSKLDEIVASFAMLEDPRSHINRRHPLPSVLVIAVLAVLAGAAGPTAIARWAKLKEGLLMDLLDLPRGIPGKDVLRRILMTLKPAAFEAAFNAWIARLRDEAIATTGVDRPVVAIDGKTARRSRDAKEGLGPLHIVTAWAGEYGVGVSKVGGKSRTTGVADGIDGFHPQPRTDIPPCAPPIRA is encoded by the coding sequence ATGGCGGGCACCCGCAGCAAGCTCGACGAGATCGTGGCATCGTTCGCGATGCTGGAAGATCCCCGCTCCCACATCAACCGCCGGCATCCGCTGCCCAGCGTCCTGGTCATCGCTGTCTTGGCCGTCCTCGCCGGCGCCGCCGGGCCCACCGCCATCGCCCGCTGGGCGAAGCTCAAAGAGGGGCTCCTGATGGACCTCCTCGACCTGCCGCGCGGCATCCCCGGCAAGGATGTCCTCCGCCGCATCCTGATGACGCTCAAGCCCGCGGCCTTCGAGGCCGCCTTCAACGCCTGGATCGCCCGCCTCCGCGACGAGGCCATCGCCACGACCGGCGTCGATCGGCCGGTCGTCGCCATCGACGGCAAGACGGCCCGCCGCAGCCGCGACGCGAAGGAGGGCCTCGGCCCGCTGCACATCGTCACCGCCTGGGCCGGCGAGTACGGGGTGGGCGTCTCGAAAGTAGGTGGGAAATCCCGTACAACAGGGGTGGCTGATGGGATCGACGGATTTCACCCACAACCTCGCACGGACATCCCGCCATGCGCACCCCCGATTCGGGCCTGA
- a CDS encoding IS630 family transposase (programmed frameshift) translates to MAKKYVLKLTAEERAELARLVRKGNIAGWKVQRAQALLKCDQGPDGPAWPDAKIAEAFGVTTRSLESWRKRAVEHGPMALLQRRPRTPSAVPKLGGENEARLTALACSQPPRGLARWSLRLLAERLVELEVVAAVSHETVRRSLKKGALKPWLRRMWCIPPEQDAAFVCQMEQVLEAYRRPYDPRRPVVCMDEQPKQLIAEARRPSPAAPGRPARVDYEYVREGTCTVWMFVEPLAGWRDVRVTEAKTAVDWAHRVQRLVDDPRHAEAERITLVCDNLVTHSLASLYKAFEPAEALRLARRLELVHTPKHGSWLNVAEIELSVLTRQCLDRRIAVQDEVAGEAGAWGERRNAKQVGVEWHFTTEDARIKLRHLYPKINE, encoded by the exons ATGGCAAAGAAGTACGTCCTGAAGCTGACGGCCGAAGAGCGGGCCGAGCTGGCTCGCCTGGTCCGCAAGGGCAACATCGCCGGCTGGAAGGTGCAGCGGGCTCAGGCCCTGCTCAAGTGCGACCAGGGGCCCGACGGGCCGGCCTGGCCCGACGCGAAGATCGCCGAGGCGTTCGGCGTCACGACCCGCAGCCTGGAGTCGTGGCGCAAGCGGGCCGTCGAGCACGGGCCGATGGCGCTGCTGCAGCGCAGGCCGCGGACCCCGTCGGCGGTCCCCAAACTCGGCGGCGAGAACGAGGCGCGGTTGACGGCCCTGGCCTGCTCGCAGCCGCCCAGGGGCCTGGCCCGCTGGTCGCTCCGGCTGCTGGCCGAGCGCCTGGTGGAGTTGGAGGTCGTCGCGGCGGTCTCGCACGAGACCGTCCGCCGCTCTTTGAAAAAAG GCGCGCTGAAGCCGTGGCTCAGGCGGATGTGGTGCATCCCGCCGGAGCAGGACGCGGCCTTCGTCTGCCAGATGGAGCAGGTCCTGGAGGCCTACCGGCGCCCGTATGATCCGAGGCGCCCCGTCGTCTGCATGGACGAACAGCCCAAGCAGCTGATCGCCGAGGCGCGGCGGCCATCGCCGGCGGCGCCCGGACGCCCGGCCCGGGTCGACTACGAGTATGTCCGCGAGGGGACCTGCACGGTGTGGATGTTCGTCGAGCCGCTGGCCGGCTGGCGCGACGTGCGCGTGACCGAGGCGAAGACGGCCGTGGACTGGGCCCACCGGGTGCAGCGGCTGGTGGACGACCCGCGCCACGCCGAGGCCGAGCGGATCACGCTGGTCTGCGACAACCTCGTGACCCATTCGCTGGCGTCGCTGTACAAGGCGTTCGAGCCGGCCGAGGCCTTGCGGTTGGCGCGGCGACTGGAGCTGGTGCACACGCCGAAGCACGGCAGCTGGCTGAACGTCGCCGAGATCGAGCTGTCGGTGTTGACGCGGCAGTGCCTGGACCGGCGCATCGCGGTGCAGGACGAGGTGGCCGGGGAGGCCGGCGCCTGGGGCGAGCGCCGGAACGCCAAACAGGTGGGCGTCGAGTGGCACTTCACCACCGAGGACGCCCGGATCAAGCTGAGGCACCTCTACCCGAAGATTAACGAGTGA
- the tadA gene encoding tRNA adenosine(34) deaminase TadA — protein MRRALELAREAERLGEVPVGAVIVRGDRIVSEAFNLRETLADPTAHAELLAIAMAGRSLGSWRLDGCRLYVTLEPCPMCAGAIVQARIPEVFYGAADPKSGACHSLFRLLNDRRLNHRAVVRGGLLAAESGALLTRFFRARRPQPRDDRDRPPEGCLSG, from the coding sequence ATGAGACGGGCCCTGGAACTGGCCCGGGAGGCGGAACGACTCGGCGAGGTTCCCGTCGGGGCCGTCATCGTACGGGGCGACCGGATCGTCTCCGAAGCCTTCAACCTTCGGGAGACCCTGGCCGACCCCACCGCCCATGCCGAACTGCTGGCCATCGCCATGGCCGGCCGGTCCCTCGGCTCCTGGCGGCTGGACGGATGCCGACTCTACGTCACACTGGAACCCTGCCCGATGTGCGCCGGGGCGATCGTCCAGGCCCGGATCCCGGAGGTCTTCTACGGGGCCGCCGATCCCAAGTCCGGGGCCTGCCACTCGCTCTTTCGCTTGCTGAATGATCGCCGCCTGAATCATCGGGCGGTCGTCCGCGGCGGCCTCCTCGCCGCCGAGAGCGGGGCCCTGCTAACCCGGTTCTTCCGGGCCCGGCGGCCTCAGCCCCGCGACGACCGCGACCGACCCCCGGAGGGGTGCCTGAGTGGTTGA
- a CDS encoding SpoIIE family protein phosphatase produces the protein MSGGQQAAPSLRVQRTGVPERVVELKHDRLLIGRSTECDLVLEESTVSSRHARLTRAADGSFLLEDLDSRNNTFLDGRPIKGMGALRLADGQAFRICDYWLVFNGTRIRVEDEDRTSSSIRASVALGSSRDTPEPTRPGEALRAILEISRAVGSTLELDEVLDKLLEALFLVFPQADRGFVHLTDGAPVGRDLVPRRHRSRTRTALPYTISRAVVEEVLDQARAICCQDLPSDEKFAGSESLALSGIRTMVCAPILDRDRRPIGMLQLDARDRSRPFGAADLELLLAMLGPIGVAVENARLHGEILRRRQRDRDAQYAREVQRALVPEHPPRPPGYDFWHYYESAFEVGGDYFGYLPPAPDPAGEPGRCWAVSLGDVAGKGMPAALLMAKLSAEVQLALAAEPDPGRVLSRLNRRIAEAALPDSFITFVLLVLDVADHRLRVSGAGHPSPVIRRADGRLEPIYEVPQGPPLGVDPEARFDPVEVELSPGDLVVAYTDGATDAVDPTDAMFGTRALLGEIAGGPGSADALGPHLIEAITRFASGAPQADDITLLCFGRQGPGGPPPAAPTPPRVANTLTGTAPG, from the coding sequence ATGTCGGGAGGGCAGCAGGCCGCCCCGTCGCTCCGAGTCCAGCGCACCGGGGTGCCGGAGCGGGTCGTCGAGTTGAAGCACGACCGACTACTGATCGGCCGGTCGACCGAGTGCGACCTCGTCCTGGAGGAGTCGACCGTCTCCAGCCGGCACGCCCGGCTGACCCGGGCGGCCGACGGGTCCTTCCTGTTGGAGGACCTGGACAGCCGTAACAACACCTTCCTCGACGGCCGCCCGATCAAGGGGATGGGGGCCCTCCGGCTGGCCGACGGCCAGGCGTTCCGCATCTGCGACTACTGGCTGGTGTTCAACGGCACCCGGATCCGGGTCGAGGACGAGGACCGGACCTCCTCGTCGATCCGGGCGAGCGTCGCCCTGGGCTCCTCGCGGGACACCCCCGAGCCGACCCGGCCGGGGGAGGCGCTGCGGGCCATCCTGGAGATCAGCCGGGCCGTCGGCTCGACTCTGGAGCTGGACGAGGTGCTGGACAAGCTGCTGGAGGCCCTGTTCCTGGTCTTCCCCCAGGCCGATCGGGGCTTCGTCCACCTCACCGACGGCGCGCCGGTCGGCCGGGACCTGGTCCCCCGTCGGCACCGGTCCCGGACGAGGACCGCCCTCCCCTACACGATCAGCCGGGCCGTGGTGGAGGAGGTGCTCGACCAGGCCAGGGCCATCTGCTGCCAGGACCTGCCGTCGGACGAGAAATTCGCCGGCAGCGAGAGCCTGGCCCTCTCCGGCATCCGGACGATGGTCTGCGCCCCGATCCTCGACCGCGACCGGCGGCCGATCGGCATGCTGCAGCTCGACGCCCGGGACCGCTCCCGCCCCTTCGGCGCCGCCGACCTGGAGCTGCTGCTGGCGATGCTCGGGCCGATCGGCGTGGCCGTCGAGAACGCGAGGCTGCACGGGGAGATCCTCCGGCGCCGCCAGCGCGACCGGGACGCCCAGTATGCCCGGGAGGTCCAGCGTGCCCTGGTCCCCGAGCACCCACCCCGTCCCCCCGGCTACGACTTCTGGCATTACTACGAGTCGGCCTTTGAGGTCGGAGGCGACTACTTCGGCTACCTCCCCCCCGCCCCCGACCCGGCCGGGGAGCCGGGCCGGTGCTGGGCGGTCTCCCTGGGGGACGTGGCCGGCAAGGGGATGCCCGCGGCGCTGCTGATGGCCAAGCTCTCGGCCGAGGTCCAGCTCGCCCTGGCCGCCGAGCCCGACCCCGGCCGGGTCCTCTCCCGGCTCAATCGCCGGATCGCCGAGGCCGCCCTGCCCGACAGCTTCATCACCTTCGTCCTGCTGGTGCTCGACGTGGCCGACCACCGGCTCCGGGTCTCCGGTGCCGGGCACCCGAGCCCCGTCATCCGCCGGGCCGACGGCCGGCTGGAGCCGATCTATGAGGTGCCCCAGGGGCCCCCGCTCGGCGTGGACCCCGAGGCCCGGTTCGACCCCGTCGAGGTCGAGCTCTCCCCCGGCGACCTCGTCGTGGCCTACACCGACGGGGCGACCGACGCGGTCGATCCCACCGACGCGATGTTCGGCACCCGGGCCCTGCTGGGGGAGATCGCCGGTGGGCCGGGGTCGGCCGACGCCCTGGGCCCCCACCTGATCGAGGCCATCACCCGATTCGCCTCCGGGGCCCCCCAGGCCGACGACATCACCCTGCTCTGCTTCGGCCGCCAGGGTCCCGGTGGCCCCCCCCCGGCCGCCCCCACCCCCCCCCGGGTCGCGAACACCTTGACGGGGACGGCCCCGGGATGA
- a CDS encoding DUF1553 domain-containing protein yields the protein MPRLHPLIPAAIALILAPAGSGLGQSPDSPAVSFDRDIRPILSNNCVFCHGPDEAERQADLRLDLAESALADRGGYRVVEPGDPDASELIYRITTDDEIDLMPPPDSGKELTPEQVDLLRRWIEQGAEFRPHWSFVPPSRPDVPKVEDASWPLNPIDRFLLAGIEARGLSPSPEADRATLIRRLSLDLTGLPPSPGEVDAFLGDPRPDAVDLLVDRLLASPRFGERMAISWLDLVRYADTVGYHGDQVHHITPYRDYVVDAFNANMPFDRFTAEQLAGDLLPEPTVDRRVASGYNRLLQTTHEGGAQDEEYLAKYAADRVRNVSAVWLGATMGCAECHDHKYDPYSQRDFYSLAAFFADLEQQGAYPGPDRSPTVRAPEIDVLDAVDRLELAEVEASIAALEAGGEDAADLEARREAIKARARRTMVSVSAEPRTTRLLPRGDWMDDSGPVVQPAVPDFLPDLGVEDRRATRLDLAEWLTRPDHPMTSRVFVNRLWARFFGRGISRSLDDTGLQGRSPSHPELLDWLAVEFVDRGWDVKHVVRLIVTSRAYRQSSTPTPDLLRADPGNEWFARQGRFRLPAELIRDLALDASGLLVERLGGPAAKPYQPEGYYAFLNFPKRTYEADTDRDQYRRGLYMHWQRQFLHPMLRAFDAPSREECTAGRPTSNTPLGALTLLNDPTFVEAARALAARALDEGGDSDDDRLRWAWRAALSRSPTDREVDALHRLLDASRLDFDDDPASAEALLSTGLAPVPDHLERAELAAWTAACRAILNLHETITRL from the coding sequence ATGCCCCGGCTCCACCCGCTCATCCCGGCGGCAATCGCCCTGATCCTCGCCCCGGCGGGCTCCGGCCTCGGTCAATCCCCGGACAGCCCCGCCGTCTCGTTCGACCGGGACATCCGGCCGATCCTCTCGAACAACTGCGTCTTCTGCCACGGGCCGGACGAGGCCGAGCGCCAGGCGGACCTCCGCCTCGACCTCGCCGAATCCGCCCTGGCCGATCGCGGCGGCTATCGGGTCGTCGAGCCCGGCGACCCCGACGCCAGCGAACTGATCTACCGGATCACTACCGACGACGAAATCGACCTCATGCCCCCGCCCGACTCGGGCAAGGAGCTGACCCCCGAGCAGGTCGACCTCCTCCGCCGCTGGATCGAGCAGGGGGCCGAGTTCCGCCCCCACTGGAGCTTCGTCCCCCCCTCCCGGCCCGATGTGCCCAAGGTTGAAGACGCCTCCTGGCCCCTCAACCCGATCGACCGCTTCCTCCTGGCCGGGATCGAGGCCCGAGGGCTCTCCCCCTCCCCCGAGGCCGACCGCGCCACCCTCATCCGCCGCCTCTCCCTCGACCTGACCGGCCTGCCCCCCTCCCCCGGGGAGGTCGACGCCTTCCTCGGCGACCCCCGCCCCGACGCCGTCGACCTCCTGGTCGACCGCCTGCTCGCCTCCCCCCGGTTCGGCGAGCGGATGGCGATCTCCTGGCTCGACCTGGTCCGCTACGCCGACACCGTCGGCTACCACGGCGACCAGGTCCACCACATCACGCCCTACCGCGATTACGTCGTCGACGCCTTCAATGCAAATATGCCGTTCGACCGCTTCACCGCCGAGCAGCTCGCCGGCGACCTGCTCCCCGAACCGACGGTCGACCGGCGCGTCGCCTCCGGCTACAACCGACTGCTCCAGACCACCCACGAGGGGGGGGCGCAGGACGAGGAGTACCTCGCCAAGTACGCCGCCGACCGCGTCCGCAACGTCTCCGCCGTCTGGCTCGGCGCCACGATGGGTTGCGCCGAGTGCCACGACCACAAATATGACCCCTACTCCCAGCGCGACTTCTACTCGCTCGCCGCCTTCTTCGCCGACCTCGAACAGCAGGGGGCCTACCCCGGCCCCGACCGCTCCCCCACCGTCCGGGCGCCCGAGATCGACGTGCTCGACGCCGTCGACCGCCTCGAACTCGCCGAGGTCGAGGCCTCCATTGCGGCGTTGGAGGCGGGCGGCGAGGACGCAGCCGACCTCGAAGCCCGACGGGAGGCCATCAAGGCCCGGGCCCGACGCACGATGGTCAGCGTCTCCGCCGAGCCCCGCACAACCCGCCTCCTCCCCCGAGGAGACTGGATGGACGACTCCGGCCCCGTGGTCCAGCCCGCCGTCCCCGACTTCCTGCCCGACCTGGGCGTCGAGGACCGTCGCGCCACCCGGCTCGACCTCGCCGAGTGGCTCACCCGGCCCGACCACCCGATGACCTCCCGGGTCTTCGTCAACCGCCTCTGGGCCCGGTTCTTCGGCCGGGGAATCTCCCGGTCGCTCGACGACACCGGCCTCCAGGGCCGGTCCCCCTCGCACCCCGAGCTGCTCGACTGGCTGGCCGTCGAGTTCGTCGATCGCGGCTGGGACGTGAAGCACGTCGTCCGGCTGATCGTCACCTCCCGGGCCTATCGCCAGTCATCCACCCCCACGCCCGACCTGCTCCGGGCCGACCCCGGCAACGAGTGGTTCGCCCGGCAGGGACGTTTCCGGCTGCCCGCAGAGCTAATCCGGGACCTCGCCCTCGACGCCTCCGGCCTGCTCGTCGAGCGCCTGGGCGGCCCCGCCGCGAAGCCCTACCAGCCGGAGGGCTACTACGCCTTCCTGAACTTCCCGAAGCGGACCTACGAGGCCGACACCGACCGGGACCAGTACCGCCGGGGCCTCTACATGCACTGGCAGCGCCAGTTCCTCCACCCCATGCTCCGGGCCTTCGACGCCCCCTCCCGGGAGGAATGTACCGCCGGCCGGCCCACCAGCAACACCCCCCTCGGCGCCCTCACCCTGCTCAACGACCCCACCTTCGTCGAGGCCGCCCGGGCCCTCGCCGCCCGGGCACTGGACGAGGGTGGCGACTCGGACGACGACCGCCTCCGATGGGCCTGGCGGGCCGCCCTCTCCCGGTCCCCCACCGATCGGGAGGTCGACGCCCTCCATCGCCTCCTCGACGCCTCCCGGCTCGACTTCGACGACGATCCCGCCTCGGCCGAGGCCCTGCTCTCGACCGGCCTCGCACCGGTGCCGGACCACCTCGAACGCGCCGAGCTTGCCGCCTGGACCGCCGCCTGCCGGGCGATCCTGAACCTGCACGAGACGATCACCCGCCTCTGA